A stretch of Sebastes fasciatus isolate fSebFas1 chromosome 19, fSebFas1.pri, whole genome shotgun sequence DNA encodes these proteins:
- the kiaa1958 gene encoding uncharacterized protein kiaa1958 isoform X1 — MSDPVQTTSDSLCKLVRWAHSHGTICNLIPSLQHLTCGSHGNVLTPEPGRHGGSVPVAVWGCGAGHAYHWPLSDHSNGCGGSANTSQGQQQRFVGGRPSNKVTARASCDLCLNEAASEEEEELSSQRFDTAGCDSSATDDDGDGDRDYEPRPSRKRGVAPGGAGTGKKVKQELTSAEDYDINANTASTGLALADYVSQAANTHSQITHTLLPNKQDPGCEGAADPEMEPPGGGSCMTGTTEQAERCSSATVTTEKTAGVQNELEKLRALLYAERSHNQRMTEIISSLKQDKELLQNELTKKAELICDFLQDKLRPEKRWLCGSNPMEPGSSHMPSSDDVAAVDSPTLFDSFEEMELHPLDRNRTLKSKRSRDGENTRVRMKNVVGVIARYMAALQEFRRSVSMKVAFDRVGVDRNTISRTAAIAELSLSAPEVFHALAPWDEKEETLAHYAHRCRQAMDDNIRVKIKMMKAKGELLPIVSK, encoded by the exons ATGTCCGACCCGGTTCAGACCACCTCTGACAGTCTGTGTAAACTCGTCCGCTGGGCTCACAGCCACGGCACCATCTGCAACCTCATCCCCAGCCTGCAGCACCTCACCTGCGGATCCCACGGTAATGTGCTGACACCAGAGCCCGGTCGCCACGGCGGCAGCGTCCCTGTTGCCGTGTGGGGTTGTGGTGCAGGACACGCCTACCACTGGCCCCTCAGTGACCATAGCAACGGCTGCGGAGGCTCAGCGAACACCAGCCAGGGCCAGCAGCAGAGGTTTGTTGGAGGACGTCCGTCCAATAAG GTGACAGCGAGGGCGTCATGTGACCTCTGCCTTAACGAAGCAgcatcagaggaggaggaggagctcagCAGCCAGCGGTTTGACACCGCCGGATGCGATTCGTCGGCCACAGACGACGACGGCGATGGCGACCGCGACTACGAGCCCCGCCCATCCAGGAAGAGAGGCGTGGCACCGGGAGGAGCAGGAACCGGGAAGAAGGTCAAGCAGGAACTGACCTCTGCAGAggattatgacattaatgctaACACAGCTAGCACGGGGCTAGCATTGGCAGACTATGTTTCACAAGCGGCAAACACGCACtctcaaatcacacacacactgttgccTAACAAGCAGGATCCGGGATGTGAGGGAGCAGCGGACCCAGAGATGGAGCCGCCCGGAGGAGGCAGCTGCATGACAGGGACCACGGAGCAGGCCGAGAGATGCAGCTCAGCCACAGTGACAACAGAGAAGACTGCAG GGGTGCAGAATGAGCTGGAGAAGCTGCGAGCGTTGCTCTATGCAGAACGCAGCCACAACCAGCGGATGACGGAGATCATCTCCAGTCTGAAGCAGGACAAAGAGCTGCTGCAGAACGAACTCACCAAGAAAGCCGAACTCATCTGTGACTTCCTGCAAGACAAACTGCGGCCAG AGAAGAGGTGGCTTTGTGGCTCTAATCCAATGGAACCGGGAAGTTCACACATGCCGTCTTCTGACGACGTGGCAGCGGTCGATTCGCCGACGCTGTTTGACTCATTTGAGGAAATGGAGCTTCACCCTCTGGACCGCAACCGGACCCTGAAGAGCAAGAGGAGCCGGGACGGAGAAAACACCCGAGTCAGGA TGAAAAACGTGGTGGGTGTGATAGCGCGCTACATGGCAGCCCTCCAGGAGTTTCGCCGCAGCGTTTCCATGAAGGTGGCCTTTGACCGGGTCGGCGTGGACCGCAACACCATCTCCCGTACGGCGGCCATAGCCGAGCTCAGCCTGTCCGCTCCGGAGGTGTTTCACGCGCTGGCGCCATGGGACGAGAAAGAGGAGACGCTGGCACATTATGCCCACCGCTGCCGACAGGCGATGGATGACAACATTAGGGTCAAGATCAAAATGATGAAGGCGAAAGGCGAACTGCTGCCCATTGTGTCAAAGTGA
- the kiaa1958 gene encoding uncharacterized protein kiaa1958 isoform X2, which translates to MSDPVQTTSDSLCKLVRWAHSHGTICNLIPSLQHLTCGSHGNVLTPEPGRHGGSVPVAVWGCGAGHAYHWPLSDHSNGCGGSANTSQGQQQRFVGGRPSNKVTARASCDLCLNEAASEEEEELSSQRFDTAGCDSSATDDDGDGDRDYEPRPSRKRGVAPGGAGTGKKDPGCEGAADPEMEPPGGGSCMTGTTEQAERCSSATVTTEKTAGVQNELEKLRALLYAERSHNQRMTEIISSLKQDKELLQNELTKKAELICDFLQDKLRPEKRWLCGSNPMEPGSSHMPSSDDVAAVDSPTLFDSFEEMELHPLDRNRTLKSKRSRDGENTRVRMKNVVGVIARYMAALQEFRRSVSMKVAFDRVGVDRNTISRTAAIAELSLSAPEVFHALAPWDEKEETLAHYAHRCRQAMDDNIRVKIKMMKAKGELLPIVSK; encoded by the exons ATGTCCGACCCGGTTCAGACCACCTCTGACAGTCTGTGTAAACTCGTCCGCTGGGCTCACAGCCACGGCACCATCTGCAACCTCATCCCCAGCCTGCAGCACCTCACCTGCGGATCCCACGGTAATGTGCTGACACCAGAGCCCGGTCGCCACGGCGGCAGCGTCCCTGTTGCCGTGTGGGGTTGTGGTGCAGGACACGCCTACCACTGGCCCCTCAGTGACCATAGCAACGGCTGCGGAGGCTCAGCGAACACCAGCCAGGGCCAGCAGCAGAGGTTTGTTGGAGGACGTCCGTCCAATAAG GTGACAGCGAGGGCGTCATGTGACCTCTGCCTTAACGAAGCAgcatcagaggaggaggaggagctcagCAGCCAGCGGTTTGACACCGCCGGATGCGATTCGTCGGCCACAGACGACGACGGCGATGGCGACCGCGACTACGAGCCCCGCCCATCCAGGAAGAGAGGCGTGGCACCGGGAGGAGCAGGAACCGGGAAGAAG GATCCGGGATGTGAGGGAGCAGCGGACCCAGAGATGGAGCCGCCCGGAGGAGGCAGCTGCATGACAGGGACCACGGAGCAGGCCGAGAGATGCAGCTCAGCCACAGTGACAACAGAGAAGACTGCAG GGGTGCAGAATGAGCTGGAGAAGCTGCGAGCGTTGCTCTATGCAGAACGCAGCCACAACCAGCGGATGACGGAGATCATCTCCAGTCTGAAGCAGGACAAAGAGCTGCTGCAGAACGAACTCACCAAGAAAGCCGAACTCATCTGTGACTTCCTGCAAGACAAACTGCGGCCAG AGAAGAGGTGGCTTTGTGGCTCTAATCCAATGGAACCGGGAAGTTCACACATGCCGTCTTCTGACGACGTGGCAGCGGTCGATTCGCCGACGCTGTTTGACTCATTTGAGGAAATGGAGCTTCACCCTCTGGACCGCAACCGGACCCTGAAGAGCAAGAGGAGCCGGGACGGAGAAAACACCCGAGTCAGGA TGAAAAACGTGGTGGGTGTGATAGCGCGCTACATGGCAGCCCTCCAGGAGTTTCGCCGCAGCGTTTCCATGAAGGTGGCCTTTGACCGGGTCGGCGTGGACCGCAACACCATCTCCCGTACGGCGGCCATAGCCGAGCTCAGCCTGTCCGCTCCGGAGGTGTTTCACGCGCTGGCGCCATGGGACGAGAAAGAGGAGACGCTGGCACATTATGCCCACCGCTGCCGACAGGCGATGGATGACAACATTAGGGTCAAGATCAAAATGATGAAGGCGAAAGGCGAACTGCTGCCCATTGTGTCAAAGTGA
- the inip gene encoding SOSS complex subunit C: protein MATNPPGQAFPNKARVAILAELEKERRRLMNTPGASIPLSRPSLKEFRDNAEQQHIAAQQKAALQHAHTHSSGFFITQDSSFGNLILPVIPRLEPES, encoded by the exons ATGGCTACTAACCCTCCAGGACAAG CCTTCCCGAACAAGGCACGGGTGGCGATACTGGCCGagctggagaaggagaggagacggcTGATGAACACTCCTGGAGCCAG CATCCCGTTGTCCAGACCGAGTCTGAAGGAGTTCAGGGACAACGCAGAACAGCAGCACATCGCTGCCCAGCAGAAAGCTGCCCTGCAG catgcacacacgcactcaTCGGGCTTCTTCATCACTCAGGACTCGTCGTTCGGGAACCTCATCCTCCCCGTCATCCCACGCCTGGAGCCTGAGTCTTGA